A window of the Bombina bombina isolate aBomBom1 chromosome 3, aBomBom1.pri, whole genome shotgun sequence genome harbors these coding sequences:
- the LOC128653000 gene encoding zinc finger BED domain-containing protein 6-like isoform X1 has protein sequence MLQSQSDRIHSNAANGAKQRKIQTIEPLDATPPQVATCEIRAAGAAVMEIPSSSSITTPRSRSSAVGGSVVWNFYSVDKLDQSKATCKICNKKISRGKAGSNLGTTSLRSHMNSRHKVIWDRYLNKNLALSTERNTNVMLPPTANDDGFNNTSRSSCSSSNQLLSNLVPSSGSTAVSKRQSTLQVAFESGQKYPPNHERVRQINFKVAKMLAIDMLPFKFVEGQGFRELIQSVVPRWQIPSRHYFSRKGVPEIHKIVLQNVGKQLEMSECNKVHITTDMWTSPQGADYMTVTAHWVSFAVSNDSNEYVSSRPMRRISYRKHATLCMNSFERKNHNAANILDKLN, from the coding sequence ATGTTGCAGTCACAGTCAGATAGAATTCATTCTAATGCTGCCAACGGGgccaaacaaagaaaaattcaaaCAATTGAACCACTAGATGCTACACCACCACAAGTTGCAACTTGTGAAATAAGAGCAGCTGGCGCTGCTGTAATGGAAATTCCATCATCATCATCCATTACGACTCCCAGGTCACGTAGTAGTGCAGTAGGTGGTAGTGTAGTTTGGAATTTTTATTCTGTCGATAAACTAGATCAAAGTAAAGCaacatgtaaaatatgtaataaaaaaataagtcgAGGAAAAGCAGGAAGTAATTTGGGAACCACTTCCTTGCGGTCTCATATGAATAGTAGACATAAAGTGATATGGgacagatatttaaataaaaatcttgcTTTATCCACAGAAAGAAATACTAATGTTATGCTACCACCTACTGCCAATGATGATGGCTTTAATAACACCAGTAGAAGTTCATGCAGCAGCAGCAATCAACTTTTATCAAATTTAGTGCCAAGTTCTGGGAGTACAGCAGTGTCTAAGCGACAGAGTACTTTACAAGTTGCTTTTGAAAGTGGTCAGAAATATCCCCCAAACCATGAACGTGTTCgccaaattaattttaaagttgcaAAAATGCTTGCAATCGATATGCTTCCTTTTAAATTTGTTGAAGGTCAAGGCTTTCGGGAATTAATACAATCAGTGGTTCCCCGTTGGCAAATCCCGAGTCGTCATTATTTTTCACGAAAAGGTGTTCCAGAAATTCataaaattgttttacaaaatgtTGGCAAACAATTAGAAATGTCAGAGTGTAACAAAGTTCATATTACAACTGACATGTGGACAAGTCCACAGGGTGCAGACTATATGACTGTGACTGCACATTGGGTATCATTTGCCGTAAGTAATGACTCTAATGAGTATGTTTCCTCAAGGCCAATGCGACGCATATCTTATCGTAAGCATGCAACACTGTGCATGAATAGTTTTGAACGAAAGAATCACAATGCAGCTAATATTCTTGATAAGCTGAATTAA